A part of Carettochelys insculpta isolate YL-2023 chromosome 1, ASM3395843v1, whole genome shotgun sequence genomic DNA contains:
- the FAM124A gene encoding protein FAM124A isoform X5, with protein MERKAGGQDDCVDSGAETGGSEYSHMSSTSSEVSVEDNQDPFLVSVHIITDPGESNILQQAINKLLAWIHPDLQLFRVSERRFLRKHRKPDKAVVSQPALAVILFLQEEYGDEPILHLHETFQRPPWHYHHTERVHGRFLPYMPCSQDFFILAHGTPLWAIRPVHYGREIIRFAIYCRNENFVDIMKLYQLILKRPVCQKKADFCVFPVYSNMDIDIQFSLKRLPKGQIPTPTESAVLEFRVEDVGQLVPLLPNPCSPISEGRWQTEDHDGNKILLQQAYIWYEKSSKQNKLRFPCSRDSRFTPSPSYIPYSSRSAPDATKEHLKSAGQIKLHRANGLGQYLGISQQDLRNGDQGHFPQSSSNASSTSWSFQRSKSLFCLPTSSSPATDSFHFSESFQFLNTGSSANRLKTCRCSPRVSTEALECSQETDVDTGMQLSFSDLSVVSAYSTLNGFCSDLEASLLSQRQSISRSKQAVSRGRPLSAMHCTCELPGGSLPSLSKWSSSSFLSSSASPLVSHCPLRQSPRPTTTCSVKARETPGSVQPGSPNNEEEFYI; from the exons GTGAAGTTTCTGTGGAAGACAATCAGGACCCTTTCCTTGTTAGTGTACATATCATCACAGATCCTGGTGAatccaacattctccagcaagccATTAATAAACTCTTAGCCTGGATTCACCCAGACCTCCAGTTGTTCCGAGTTTCAGAAAGACGTTTCTTGAGGAAACACAGGAAGCCTGATAAGGCTGTTGTTTCTCAGCCAGCCCTTGCTGTCATTCTGTTTCTGCAGGAGGAATATGGAGACGAACCAATTTTACACCTCCATGAAACATTTCAGAGACCACCTTGGCATTACCACCACACAGAACGAGTGCATGGCAGGTTCCTCCCTTATATGCCGTGCAGTCAGGACTTCTTCATTTTAGCCCATGGGACCCCTTTATGGGCCATCAGACCAGTGCATTATGGAAGAGAAATTATTCGCTTTGCCATATACTGCAGAAATGAAAACTTTGTTGACATTATGAAACTGTACCAATTAATCCTAAAAAGACCGGTGTGTCAGAAAAAGGCAGACTTTTGTGTCTTCCCTGTCTATTCTAACATGGATATAGACAttcaattttctttaaaaagactcCCTAAGGGCCAGATTCCAACCCCGACAGAGTCAGCGGTGCTGGAATTCCGAGTAGAAGACGTTGGACAGCTTGTTCCTCTCTTGCCCAACCCTTGTAGTCCTATCAGTGAAGGCAGGTGGCAAACAGAAGACCATGATGGGAATAAGATCCTTTTACAG CAGGCATATATTTGGTATGAGAAGTCTTCTAAGCAGAACAAACTTCGGTTCCCATGTTCAAGGGATTCCCGTTTCACTCCTTCACCAAGCTACATTCCTTACAGTAGCAGATCAGCCCCTGATGCAACTAAGGAACATTTGAAGTCAGCTGGTCAAATCAAGCTGCATCGGGCAAATGGCCTTGGTCAGTACCTTGGCATCTCCCAGCAGGACTTGAGAAATGGTGACCAAGGACACTTCCCCCAAAGTTCCAGTAATGCCTCCAGCACTTCATGGTCATTTCAGCGTAGCAAGTCTCTGTTCTGCTTGCCCACAAGTTCCTCTCCAGCCACTGACTCCTTTCACTTCAGTGAAtcatttcagtttttaaatacTGGGTCATCTGCAAACAGGTTAAAAACATGCAGATGCAGCCCCAGGGTTAGCACTGAGGCCTTGGAGTGTTCACAAGAGACTGATGTTGACACAGGGATGCAGCTGTCCTTCTCAGATCTGTCCGTGGTCTCAGCGTACTCTACCTTGAATGGGTTTTgcagtgatttggaagcttctcttctCTCACAGAGACAAAGTATCAGTAGATCTAAGCAAGCTGTCTCCAGGGGAAGGCCATTGTCAGCCATGCACTGTACCTGTGAACTCCCTGGTGGTTCACTTCCATCTCTCTCCAAGTGGTCTTCCAGCTCCTTCTTGTCATCTTCAGCATCTCCCTTAGTATCTCACTGCCCACTGAGACAGTCACCAAGACCAACAACAACTTGTTCTGTGAAGGCTAGGGAAACTCCTGGCAGTGTTCAGCCAGGGTCTCCAAACAATGAGGAGGAATTCTACATCTGA
- the FAM124A gene encoding protein FAM124A isoform X4, giving the protein MERKAGGQDDCVDSGAETGGSEYSHMSSTSNWSCIPRKSDISASKLLAEFPGSYMCQLHGEVSVEDNQDPFLVSVHIITDPGESNILQQAINKLLAWIHPDLQLFRVSERRFLRKHRKPDKAVVSQPALAVILFLQEEYGDEPILHLHETFQRPPWHYHHTERVHGRFLPYMPCSQDFFILAHGTPLWAIRPVHYGREIIRFAIYCRNENFVDIMKLYQLILKRPVCQKKADFCVFPVYSNMDIDIQFSLKRLPKGQIPTPTESAVLEFRVEDVGQLVPLLPNPCSPISEGRWQTEDHDGNKILLQQAYIWYEKSSKQNKLRFPCSRDSRFTPSPSYIPYSSRSAPDATKEHLKSAGQIKLHRANGLGQYLGISQQDLRNGDQGHFPQSSSNASSTSWSFQRSKSLFCLPTSSSPATDSFHFSESFQFLNTGSSANRLKTCRCSPRVSTEALECSQETDVDTGMQLSFSDLSVVSAYSTLNGFCSDLEASLLSQRQSISRSKQAVSRGRPLSAMHCTCELPGGSLPSLSKWSSSSFLSSSASPLVSHCPLRQSPRPTTTCSVKARETPGSVQPGSPNNEEEFYI; this is encoded by the exons GTGAAGTTTCTGTGGAAGACAATCAGGACCCTTTCCTTGTTAGTGTACATATCATCACAGATCCTGGTGAatccaacattctccagcaagccATTAATAAACTCTTAGCCTGGATTCACCCAGACCTCCAGTTGTTCCGAGTTTCAGAAAGACGTTTCTTGAGGAAACACAGGAAGCCTGATAAGGCTGTTGTTTCTCAGCCAGCCCTTGCTGTCATTCTGTTTCTGCAGGAGGAATATGGAGACGAACCAATTTTACACCTCCATGAAACATTTCAGAGACCACCTTGGCATTACCACCACACAGAACGAGTGCATGGCAGGTTCCTCCCTTATATGCCGTGCAGTCAGGACTTCTTCATTTTAGCCCATGGGACCCCTTTATGGGCCATCAGACCAGTGCATTATGGAAGAGAAATTATTCGCTTTGCCATATACTGCAGAAATGAAAACTTTGTTGACATTATGAAACTGTACCAATTAATCCTAAAAAGACCGGTGTGTCAGAAAAAGGCAGACTTTTGTGTCTTCCCTGTCTATTCTAACATGGATATAGACAttcaattttctttaaaaagactcCCTAAGGGCCAGATTCCAACCCCGACAGAGTCAGCGGTGCTGGAATTCCGAGTAGAAGACGTTGGACAGCTTGTTCCTCTCTTGCCCAACCCTTGTAGTCCTATCAGTGAAGGCAGGTGGCAAACAGAAGACCATGATGGGAATAAGATCCTTTTACAG CAGGCATATATTTGGTATGAGAAGTCTTCTAAGCAGAACAAACTTCGGTTCCCATGTTCAAGGGATTCCCGTTTCACTCCTTCACCAAGCTACATTCCTTACAGTAGCAGATCAGCCCCTGATGCAACTAAGGAACATTTGAAGTCAGCTGGTCAAATCAAGCTGCATCGGGCAAATGGCCTTGGTCAGTACCTTGGCATCTCCCAGCAGGACTTGAGAAATGGTGACCAAGGACACTTCCCCCAAAGTTCCAGTAATGCCTCCAGCACTTCATGGTCATTTCAGCGTAGCAAGTCTCTGTTCTGCTTGCCCACAAGTTCCTCTCCAGCCACTGACTCCTTTCACTTCAGTGAAtcatttcagtttttaaatacTGGGTCATCTGCAAACAGGTTAAAAACATGCAGATGCAGCCCCAGGGTTAGCACTGAGGCCTTGGAGTGTTCACAAGAGACTGATGTTGACACAGGGATGCAGCTGTCCTTCTCAGATCTGTCCGTGGTCTCAGCGTACTCTACCTTGAATGGGTTTTgcagtgatttggaagcttctcttctCTCACAGAGACAAAGTATCAGTAGATCTAAGCAAGCTGTCTCCAGGGGAAGGCCATTGTCAGCCATGCACTGTACCTGTGAACTCCCTGGTGGTTCACTTCCATCTCTCTCCAAGTGGTCTTCCAGCTCCTTCTTGTCATCTTCAGCATCTCCCTTAGTATCTCACTGCCCACTGAGACAGTCACCAAGACCAACAACAACTTGTTCTGTGAAGGCTAGGGAAACTCCTGGCAGTGTTCAGCCAGGGTCTCCAAACAATGAGGAGGAATTCTACATCTGA